The Synechocystis sp. PCC 6714 genome includes the window CCGCCCCGGCGTATAGTCTGGCTCGATTGCGGGAAAGGAGGGCGGAACGGATACCGACAATGAATTCACTATTACCTTCGCTGTCCAACCAACCCAGGGGAGCGGCATAGAGATTACGGTCAAAGGTTTCATGGCGACGAATTAAATCTTCGGCGATCGCCACAGGTACCCCAGCTACAGCGGGGGTGGGATGGAGTTGTTCCACCAGGGCCAGGGGATGGATGTGGGGCGGCAGGGGGGCTTGGATTTGGGTCCAGAGGTGCTGGATATTGGCTAATTTAAGCAGTTTCAGGGAAGAAGCCTGGGGGGTTAAGCCCAATGCCGTGAGGCGCTGGAGCAGATAATCCAACACCGCTTGGTGTTCCCGCAATTCTTTGGGATTGTGCAATAACTGTTGCCCCAATCGGCGATCGCCTTGGACGTCCGCAGCCCTAGGGGCAGAACCAGCAAGAGCATCGGTGATCAACTGTTGATTATGTAAACTCAGTAATCGCTCTGGGCTAGCCCCTACAAAACAATCTCCCTTGCCGTTGCCCCAGGAAAATAAATGGCAATCCCCATACTGTTGCCGCAGTCTTTGTAAACAATGGGCTGTACTGAACTGACAACCATAGTCCAAATCCAATGCCGTGGCTAACACCACTTTGCTTAACCGTTGCTGGTCAATTTCCCCCAAGCTAGAGGCGATCGCCGTGGAAAGTTGGGCCACCTCTGTCTTAGTTAGTCGGGGAGGATTCCCATTAAGGGAAGGGGGCAGAGTATCCCTAATGGGGTTAACTCGACGGATGGCACTGAGCATTTGCCCAATGAAGTCCACCAACTCGGCAATATTAGTGCTGCTATCTAGACTGATCTGCCAACTTAAAAGGCAGTGGTGGGGCGCTTTCACCAACTGAATTTGGGGCAAAAAGAGAAAAGAATTGGCAAAGGGACTGGGATTAGGGGTGCGGTCAAAAAAACTAAAGCCACAAAAAATATAGGGACGTTGACTCCGACCCTGGGCATTGCCAATGGACACCAAGCGTTGGAAACAGTCTTCCGCAAATTGCTGGGCTAAGCTGAAGCGATACTTACCAGAAATCCTCAGGGATTGACAAATGCCGAAGGCCAGTATGGTTTCCTGCCGCTGGGGATTTTCACCATAAAAATGGACTTGTTCCTGTAGGTCCAGAGCCCCAAATACCGCTAGGGGATCAACGTCGTCCAGATATTCCGTAAAACTCCACAGACAGACCTGGCCAGGGGACAAATTCCGCTGCTGACCCAATAGGTAACTGTACAGAACCGGAGAATTATCGAGGGAGCATGGATGACGGTCGAGGAGGGGTGTCGCAACGGACATCAGGGACGATCAGAAATAATCAATTCAGAACTATTGAGTTTCGGAGACCGCTGTACCCATTACCCAAAGCGGGTGAGGGGAATCGAACCCCTATCATTAGCTTGGAAGGCTAAGGTTTTACCACTAAACTACACCCGCGTGTTTTCCTAGCGTCCCTAAGATTAACATATTTTGCCTGGAGTTTTATCAGGAGAACTTTTCCGTTGTCCATCTTTCCCCCTGCTCAGTCTTCCCCCTGGCGCTTATTGCCCTATATCCAAGCCCCCGGTGATTTACAGATGGCCCTGGATCGTTGGTTATTGGAAGATTATTTCCCCCGCACCGGGCGATCGGTGTTGCGCTTCTATGGTTGGTCCCAGCCGACCATTTCCCTAGGTTATCTACAAAAATCCTGGCCAAACCATTGGCGGCAATTAACATGGCAGGGTCAATCCTTGGCTTTAGTGACTAGACCCAGTGGCGGCCGGGCTGTACTGCACCAGGGGGGCTTGACCTACGCTGTGGTGACAGGAAAAACGGGGGATAAACGACGGGAAATTTATCAGCACATTTGTCAATTTCTCATCCAAGGCTGGGGCCAGTTGGGGCTACCCTTGACCTATGGCCAGGGGGGGCGGGGCTATATCCACAATGCTAGTTGCTTTAGTACCGCCACGGTGGCGGATTTAGTCAGTGCCACGGGGGACAAATTAATTGGCAGTGCCCAACGCCAAACGTCCAGCGCCCTTCTGCAACACGGAGAAATGGTTTGGAACGGCGATCGCCATTTATTTGCAGAAGTTTTTGGCCAAACGGCCCCCTGGCAAAAAACCATCGCAGAGTTGACGGAGTATCCCAGTTTGCCCCAGGTTTTACAGGTTTTAACGGCCACAGCCCAACAGCATTTTTGCTGTGAGTTACACTGGGAACCCCTAACTCCCTGGGAGTGGGAGATAGTACAGGTAAAGTGCAGGGAAATCCGCCACCGCCCCGCCTTTTCAAATTCCCCTAGCGGTTGAAATTTCTGTAACTTTCGGCGATCGCCAATAATTTCTGCCGACTGAACGACCAATGCCAACGGTAAAATCAAAGGTCAGTTTTCTGCCGGTTTGAGAGACGGATAGTCCGTATATCCCTGCTCCAAATTTTGACCGGCCTTACCATAAACAGTCGTAAAGTCGAGTTCGTTCAAGGGACCATCGACGATAAACCGCTCCGGCAAATCAGGGTTAGCGATGAATGGTTTGCCAAAGGAGACTAAATCTGACTTTCCAGTTTCTAAAATCTGATTTCCCTTCAATTTGTCGTATCCTCCGTTCGTGATGATTAGACCTCGATAGAAAGGACCGAAGGTGGAAATTACAGGATTAATTACCCCACGGGCATTAAGATCTTCCTCACTTGGCTCCATCAAATGAACATAGGCCAGCTTAAAAGCATTAAGTTTCTCTAGGGCATAGCTGAAAGTTGTCAAAGGATCGGAATCCTGCATCCCGTGTAATGTATTGCTGGGAGAGAGTTTAATCCCCACACGATCGCCGCCCCACACCTGACAGACTGCCTCTACCACCTCTAGAAGAAACCGAACTCGATTTTCAATGGAGCCACCATAGTGGTCTGTCCGCTGATTAGAGCCATCTTGCAAAAATTGGTCAATCAGATAGCCAAAAGCACCATGTAGCTCAACCCCATCAAACCCTGCCTGTCTCGCATTTTCGGCCCCCTGACGAAACTGTTTAACGATTTCAGAAATTTCATCGGTTTCCAGGGCCCGGGGAGTGGCTAAAGTTACTTTGCCTGCGGGACCATGGAGTGTCCCAATGGCAGGAATTGCGCTGGGGGCAATGGGCAATGCACCGTTAAGCAGGGACGGATGACCAATGCGACCGCTATGCCACAGTTGCAAGAAAATTTTGCCACCCCTGCGATGCACCCCATCCGTCACCCGTTGCCATGCTGTAATCTGCTCTGGGGAGTAAATGCCCGGACAGTTGACGTAGCCATTACTCAGAGGCGAAATCATGGTGCACTCGGTGATGATCAACCCGGCCGAGGCTCTCTGGCCATAGTATTCCGCCATCAAAGGAGTGGGAATTGAGCCAACCGCCCGCAAACGTGTCATCGGTGCCATAACTATCCGATTGGGGAGTGTGAAAGCTCCCATCTGAATCGGAGTAAATAAATCAATCTTTGTGTTCGCCATGGGAGCATCTCCAAAGGAATTTAATTAGATCAACAGCAGGGCCGACCAAAAATTAATGTAGCATTGGTCAACAATGCCACGATATCTAACAATTCGATTAAATTTGCTGTCATTTTCCTTGCTTCTATCCAATGCTTTAGCATAGAAATACTTAGGCTTTTGTCGGATTAACCACTTACTTAAGTTTTTCCCCAGAATTTGGGTCGGGTTCAAGGACATAATCTTGCATAAATTGAGCTACAACCTCTGGGCTAATAAAAGAACTAAGGTTTGCTTTCAAAATTTCGACCATATTATCGCCTGATTTTTTTGCTGGTCTTTACTAACAATTTTAGGTATAAATGACTGGCCATTTGTTCAAACTAATAGTTTCAGCCGCTAACTGCCAGTGCCATAAATTTAAGCTTGATCAGGCTCCCTCACCTAACATTGCAGGTACATCAATCTATTTAATACAAGTAGCCCGTGACAGAGAGAGAATACAGTCAAGGATAGAGAGAAGATCCCTTAGAGGGATTACTTCACCACCCATTAGATTGTCTGTTGCAAGATCGGCTAAAACTTCCGGCGTACCAACATTGCCGGGATTAATCACGGTTACACTGATTCGCTGCGATCGCAATTCTTCTCGCAATGAATGTACTACCCCCCGCAAGCCAAACTTAGAGGCACTATTGGCAACTTCTCGTCCTGGAAAATTATCTCGACCCGAGAGTGCCCCCATGAAGATAATTTTGGGATTGTCCGATCGCCGCAGGGCGGGCAGTAATGGTTTCACTAACCGAATTGGGGCTACCAAATTGACTGCAATTACTCGGGCAATATCCTCATCAGAACAATCTTCAAATCTGTACTGACTGGTAAACGCATGGGTTTCCCACGTTCCCCCCATGTATAGCAAGGCATCTAAGCAATCATCCCCCATCGCCTTTACTATTGTTTCTAGACCCATCGGGTCGGCCACATCTGCCTGAATCCACTCACCGACCGGAGCCGCTGTGCGAGACACGGCTAATAGGCGATCGCACTGGTTGATAAAATGTTCTGCAACCGCCAGTCCAATGCCCCGACTCGCCCCTGCCACCAGAATAGTCTTAAAAGACATTGCTTTTCTCCCGTTAATTCAGGCGCAGACCAAACTTTGTCACCCCTGGAAAGTCAATGTTGAATTGTTCCGAGAAATAATCAGGGTAAAAAGTTTGATAGGGCTTAAAGCCAATGGATTCGTAGGTGCGGCGTGCCCTGTCATTGCCATTGATCACCATGATTCCGGCAAAATCGTGGCCCTGCGATCGCCCTTGCTCTAACAATGCTCTGAGCAAAATTTTGCCAAAGCCTCTTCCCCTTGCTTCAGGCAACACGGCAACATTTTCAATAATCCAAGTTGCTTGGGGGGTGAGGAAAAACGGCCGCAAATTACCTCCCAAAAGTGCCATATAGCGCTCATGAAATGTGGTCATGTATTCTTGAGACCATTCCAATTCTTGGGCGATCGCCTCTAGGTAAGACAAATTTAATGGGGAGTAGTCTTCTTTATTTGGTACATAGCCAGCAGCGGCGGCCACTGGTTTGCCATGGTCTTCCAAAATCAGGAAGTCCGCTACGTTACCCCAATTGGAAGCATTCGCCCTGAGTTCCGCCTCAATAAATTGCAAGGCCGTAGTTCCAGTGCCATGCAACAGGTCTTCCCAAAAACAGTGATTCAACGGTGGCAAAGAGGCTTCATACTCAATTCTAGCCAGGAACGGAATATCGGCAGTCGTTGCTTTGCGAGTATCTAGCGTTGCTAACATCAGAACTCCTTTGGGGATAATCCCCGTAAAAGATACAATCTGTATGCATCCTAAGATAAAGGAGCATTCCCTTCCTTGTCAAGATACATACTGTCTGAATGTTAAATTCAAGAAATCCATTATGTCTGCCAAGTTAACTAAGGCTGAGCAAACTCGAAGAACTCGACGGGCTATCCTTGAGCGAGCGCGTCACTTATTCGCCACCAAGGGGTATGGGGGCACGGGAACCGAAGAAATCATCAGTGAATTGGGGGTTACCAGGGGAGCTTTATATCATCAGTTCAACGATAAGCTGGGGGTATTTAAAGCCGTCATCGCTGAGGCCTATGGCGAGATAACGGACTACATCCAAACAAAAATTCAACCCCTAGATGACAATTGGCAACAGTTAATCATCGGTTGTCAGGCATTTCTGGAAGTCGCTCAGCAGAATGAACTGCGGCGCTTAGTTTTTATTGAGGCTCCGGCCGTTTTGGCGGTGGATGACCTGGGGGAAATTGATCAGTACGGCTTTGCTCTACTCCATGAATCGATTCAGATAGCTGTCGCTGAGGGGCAACTAAGCACAATCGATGCAGAGGGATTTGCCCACTTAGTCAATGGTTCGTTGAATGAGTTAGCATTCTGGGTTGCCCAGTCTAATGACCCTGAGCGATTGAAAACAGCACAATCTCTGGTGGAGACATTGCTGATGCGCCATCGTAGTTAACAGAGGGGCATAAAGTTTTGACCTTAAATTAAGGCGATCGCCAAGAATTACACTTGAGAGCACACTATTTTTATTTGCAATAAAAGTTTATCTAAAATCCTTGACGTAGAGGAATGTTTTTCTAAAAACCGGAGTAAAATTTTTATAAAGTTACTTGTACGAGTGCTTGTTGTTGCGTTTGGTGTTGATAAATTATGGAAAAGATAATTGTTATATTGATATTGAGAAATAGAGTTATTTCTAAGTTTGATATTTAGTATTTGAATTTTTGATCGCGCTGTTATTTTTTAATAATAA containing:
- a CDS encoding isochorismate synthase, whose amino-acid sequence is MSVATPLLDRHPCSLDNSPVLYSYLLGQQRNLSPGQVCLWSFTEYLDDVDPLAVFGALDLQEQVHFYGENPQRQETILAFGICQSLRISGKYRFSLAQQFAEDCFQRLVSIGNAQGRSQRPYIFCGFSFFDRTPNPSPFANSFLFLPQIQLVKAPHHCLLSWQISLDSSTNIAELVDFIGQMLSAIRRVNPIRDTLPPSLNGNPPRLTKTEVAQLSTAIASSLGEIDQQRLSKVVLATALDLDYGCQFSTAHCLQRLRQQYGDCHLFSWGNGKGDCFVGASPERLLSLHNQQLITDALAGSAPRAADVQGDRRLGQQLLHNPKELREHQAVLDYLLQRLTALGLTPQASSLKLLKLANIQHLWTQIQAPLPPHIHPLALVEQLHPTPAVAGVPVAIAEDLIRRHETFDRNLYAAPLGWLDSEGNSEFIVGIRSALLSRNRARLYAGAGIVAGSDPLKEVAEIELKLQTLWRSLI
- a CDS encoding biotin/lipoate A/B protein ligase family protein; translated protein: MSIFPPAQSSPWRLLPYIQAPGDLQMALDRWLLEDYFPRTGRSVLRFYGWSQPTISLGYLQKSWPNHWRQLTWQGQSLALVTRPSGGRAVLHQGGLTYAVVTGKTGDKRREIYQHICQFLIQGWGQLGLPLTYGQGGRGYIHNASCFSTATVADLVSATGDKLIGSAQRQTSSALLQHGEMVWNGDRHLFAEVFGQTAPWQKTIAELTEYPSLPQVLQVLTATAQQHFCCELHWEPLTPWEWEIVQVKCREIRHRPAFSNSPSG
- a CDS encoding alkene reductase; the protein is MANTKIDLFTPIQMGAFTLPNRIVMAPMTRLRAVGSIPTPLMAEYYGQRASAGLIITECTMISPLSNGYVNCPGIYSPEQITAWQRVTDGVHRRGGKIFLQLWHSGRIGHPSLLNGALPIAPSAIPAIGTLHGPAGKVTLATPRALETDEISEIVKQFRQGAENARQAGFDGVELHGAFGYLIDQFLQDGSNQRTDHYGGSIENRVRFLLEVVEAVCQVWGGDRVGIKLSPSNTLHGMQDSDPLTTFSYALEKLNAFKLAYVHLMEPSEEDLNARGVINPVISTFGPFYRGLIITNGGYDKLKGNQILETGKSDLVSFGKPFIANPDLPERFIVDGPLNELDFTTVYGKAGQNLEQGYTDYPSLKPAEN
- a CDS encoding SDR family oxidoreductase gives rise to the protein MSFKTILVAGASRGIGLAVAEHFINQCDRLLAVSRTAAPVGEWIQADVADPMGLETIVKAMGDDCLDALLYMGGTWETHAFTSQYRFEDCSDEDIARVIAVNLVAPIRLVKPLLPALRRSDNPKIIFMGALSGRDNFPGREVANSASKFGLRGVVHSLREELRSQRISVTVINPGNVGTPEVLADLATDNLMGGEVIPLRDLLSILDCILSLSRATCIK
- a CDS encoding GNAT family N-acetyltransferase; the protein is MLATLDTRKATTADIPFLARIEYEASLPPLNHCFWEDLLHGTGTTALQFIEAELRANASNWGNVADFLILEDHGKPVAAAAGYVPNKEDYSPLNLSYLEAIAQELEWSQEYMTTFHERYMALLGGNLRPFFLTPQATWIIENVAVLPEARGRGFGKILLRALLEQGRSQGHDFAGIMVINGNDRARRTYESIGFKPYQTFYPDYFSEQFNIDFPGVTKFGLRLN
- a CDS encoding TetR/AcrR family transcriptional regulator, yielding MSAKLTKAEQTRRTRRAILERARHLFATKGYGGTGTEEIISELGVTRGALYHQFNDKLGVFKAVIAEAYGEITDYIQTKIQPLDDNWQQLIIGCQAFLEVAQQNELRRLVFIEAPAVLAVDDLGEIDQYGFALLHESIQIAVAEGQLSTIDAEGFAHLVNGSLNELAFWVAQSNDPERLKTAQSLVETLLMRHRS